GCAAGTGAGCCACCCCTGcttagtgtttcttttctttcgtATCACTTTTTAGAATTAATTTGGGACATTAATTTTCATTCCACTGATCAACTTTATTGCACTGTTAATGCAtgctctctccctttttcctgtTCAACACACGGCACAGGCACAGTGTTCCATGGGATGGCATGGCCATGGACCCCAGTGGTTCCCAGAGGGCTGCACTTTCTGTCTGTTCAGCTTGATGCCATGTGCACACCCAGGGTGCCCCTAATCTGCAGCACGAGAACTCACTGCGCTGATGATGGAAATGTCCAGAGGGATTCTCCTTGGCCTTTTCCAGGTCTCTTGGAACTCTCCgaaatttctttcttgcagaAGGTATGGGAGGATGTGGAGGGCTGTTACATCAGTTAGGGTCCTGGTAATGGAAGACAGGATCATTTGAGCTCCATCAGTTGTTCACACAAGGTTGGATTATGAGTGTTTATGTTAAGTGAAAGAAATTAAGTCCTTCTATCAgttgagaaggaagaaatcctgTTCAGTTAAAGCTGGCATGACCCTGCATTGCGTGCTGCAAATTCCCTGCGTTATGAATTTAGGGACTTGTCCTCTGCATACTCACAGCTGTAGCTCCACGGACTAAtaccaaaatacagaaatacaggaaCAGCTTATTTTCAGGAATCATCCTAACTTCTTGTATCCAAGCACTAAAGGGGAAATCCAGACTTTACAGGAACCAAAGGCAACCTGCAGATGGGTTCATTGTTTGAGACTGGGAGTTTGGTGTTGAGTTTCAGAAATCGCAGCTTcatgcttttcctcctttgcctTGCAGAATCCAAGAGGATGCATGTGCTGTTGCTGCCTTTTTTGTATACTTTCTGCTCTCTTTGCAGTACACCTGAAGTTCATCCAGTTGATGTTATTTATGTCCCTGATTGCTATTTTGTGCCTTGTGttgtgttttccaaagcagactTTTGGAACAAGAATGCAAATAGCTGTTCTGAGTATTTTATGCTCTAAAAGTGAGTACAATGGCTGCCAAGATGTAACAAATCAAACTGAAGTGCTGTCTTAGTTGCTTCAGCTTGGAAGGGGACTGCTGTAGAAAAAGGCAGTGATGAAATCTAAACTGCGTTTGAAATCCTGTGAAAGTTAAGGTCAACAGGGTTGAGAGCAGAAATTAATGGAGTGTGACGTTTGCTGCAACAGTTAATGTGGAGATTTCACAACAAAAACTGAAAGGGAGTGTTACAAACACACATGATGCTGAGTGCCTGATGTTATACAAAAGCCTGAAGGCCTTGAACATCAGAGGGAGAGAGGGCTCAACATCTGGTATCCATGTGAAAGTGAAAAATCTTGTATGTGCTGAAGGTCACAGTGACCTGGAATGCTATGCTCTCATGGCTGTGAAACAGCATGGGCTACTTACTTTGTGAACAAGTTTCCAGGAttggaagaaataataatgaagagAAATCTGGCTTGTTCCTCTAAGGCCTTCCAAGTGCTTTCACTTCAGCTGGGCTGGATGTGTGCCACTGAGAGAGCGCTGCCTGTCCCTTTCATCTCTGCTCCACACTTGTTTCTGGCAGAAGAGGGTGAACTTACCTTTGcatgtgttttctctcctcagGAGGATGGAAGATCACTGTGATACTTgtgtcttatttttttaaagaaatagaattgCTTTTGTGGTAAAAGTCATGATGgtcttcctcccttttttcaATCTCTTTTGAACACTGTGTTCAACTCTGTCCTCAAGAGCAGTAGAGATTAATGTGAAATACCTCTTGTATACTGGCAGGTACTTTGATTTCAAGATAGAAAGGTAGACACAGACCATGCAGGAAGCCAGACTGGTATCCTGCTTTGTATTAGTGGTTGTATTCTTCACACTCTGCTGGTTTCAGTGGGAGTTCTGGGCATGTATCTGAGGCAGGGCTTGCTTATCTAAATGTTGGGGTCTTTACCGTTTCTTGATGTATGAAAATTAAAGCCACAAAGCTATGGTTTAGCAAGATAAGGCAACAGCTGCCTCCTTGACTTCAGATTCTGTGGTTTCCCCAGTGATTaattttttgtctgtttttcttctcaggtTCTTTGGAGTGCGGTGGACTTTGAGAACTCTTACACCTCTGTGCCAGTGCAAGTGAAGTCATGGGTGTGAACCTCGCCCTGTTCGTTTAATGAGAGAGCATCCTGCTCCCCTGTTCTCCTTGGtttctaaatgctttcaaaaaaccccaaagcaaaataACCAGACTGTGCTGGGTCTCCACATAGCCAGTAGAActgagaagcaggaagagaTTAACTGGAGGGAGGCATAAACTTGCACGAGTGGCGATATCTAGTGGGTAGCTGCTCCTTGTGAAGAAGGCAGCAGAGTCCCAACTAAAGTGAATgcaaccaaacaaaatgttACCTGGCACAAAGGAATGAATGCATGCTTTCCTATTCAATCTTCAGTTACATTTTAACTGGATAGCTAGATGTTTATCAATGTCTCTATAGGCTTTCTGCCTTGTGTTGTGCAAGCATCTATTAACTTTCCCAGAGATCTTTCTCTAATTTCTGATCTGTAGTCAGGTAATGGTTCAAATTGAGCACTTGAAAGTTTTCAGTGATTTTGTCCCCTTTATTTCTTATGCTTCTCAATTACTGTCATATACTGAATTTTTCAGATCATGAAGAATCTTAAAcgaacagagaaataaaatagaaaactgaGATCCTTTTGCTGCGTGCAGAGAAATTTTCCAAAAACCCTCGAAACATTCATATCCCTTCACCTACAATTTGTTTGTTAGAGACCTTCTCTAATGTAAATAAAAGTGCTAATTCTGAGCAGATTAGAGTCAGAAGCAGTTCAGAGAGAAGGTGAATGGTCCTACATAAGGCACTTTTGCATAGTTGGAAAAGTAAGCACTGTCTCTTcattgaagaaacagaaatgtgtgttttgatTTGTCAGTGAATTTCTTCTAAATACTGCTAATCAAATTTAGAGGTTCTTGATTTAGTTTTCAATGGCATCCAAAATGTATTATGTTGCTAACTGCTTTAAATCCCAAATAGAAGCAAATACGTCAAACACAGCTGATCTCATACAGTGCAACTGAATCTAGCACTTGACACTGAGagcaaagaaaacttttaacttgttttgtttttaaaggtagTACATCCAATAGATAATTCTAtttggggggaagaaaaaaaggaaaaaaaagataaagcattttcaaatcaaatacACCTACATCCTCCATGTCACGTCAAAGGGAAAATGTAAGGTAATATGAggtattaatttaattttattgtataGAAATACATATTGATAAAATAACTTTGTGACCTGTCtcagctgcaggaaagagaaCTGAGGACTCAGATTCTCATATTAGccattgaaaaatatttgatttttaaatgtaatttcttgtTATTACTCTCATGAGAGTTCCCCGTTACATTTGTTTCCAGTCACTCATAGctttctgaaaatcagtttgGAGGTTGAAAAGAAATGCCTATCCCAAAACTCCAAGACTTCCACAACACACGACTTACAGTAAATGCTAAATTTAGTGTAAACGGTTATTACAATTATCTGTGAGGTTTTCTGTTGCTTGTCATCTCTCAGGATCAGAAACCAATTCGCTTTACTGGTCTTTGTTGTGTGCTTGGAGGGCCATTGCAATGCTTCAGACATGACTTCTGGGAAAGTACTTGCCATTGCTAGTGTTGAGCATACAAGGACAGATGGCCATCTTGGCTGTGAGGTGCTTCTGAGCCCCGTATTTGCTACTATtgataaagacagaaaattcttGCTGCTCTGGATTCAGGGAATACCTGACAAACTTGAAGCTTCATGATGTGGGGATCTGCTATGgaagttaaataaaatttgatttaaaGCAAGCTGAACCCTGAAGTTGTAGAGAAGGCTGATGCATGCATCTTCCAGACTTATATTTGCATGCTTTCACCAGTGAATACTGTAAGGTAGCAAGGCAGAATGTAGCATTTTACTAAGCCTTTTGCAGTTAATAACTGGGCAGAGCATTGATGCAATTTGGTATCCAGACGGTAACACAGTATATTGTGGATAACACTGAGAAAATTGCTACCTTCCTCTAGAAATTGCTTGTGtgaagtatataaaaaaagtaatctatttctgcagcatgaaaaataaggaagagtGATGGAAAGTGACACTGAACTTTTAGAGCTGTGTGAGAACTGCTCAGATACCAGCCCAGCCACGTGGTAATGCCCTTGCGCTTACAAACACAACAGTTATTACCTTTTCATATAGCGATCTGTAAGAGCATTACCATGTTGTAGACTCATAGCACATGTAATTTGTAGGTATTATTAGGTTCGTTCCACAAGAGGgtgaactgaaacacagaaacgTTAAAAGCGTGTAGTAAAGCTCATAGATTTCATATTGTAAGTTGGCTTGTTAGCAAGGAGGCACATGGCTAGTGTCGGTTGCTACTCATTCTCTACTCTGGGAATGAGTGCATGACttgcttgctgcttttgaaCTACCTCTTTTATTCCAACATACTCACAAGCTTCACTGAAAATTGACTCCAAGTTGCAAGAACTTGAAAAGAGCAGGTGCTGTTCTTGATCTGACATTCTCTTTAGTTGAGGCACTGCCATTAACTTTAAGGGGTTTTGACTTCAAGGACCTTTGGATCAGGTTCTCAGTGAGGTGTGTGTTTTGCAGCAGGCCCAAAAGTCAGTGTGTATATCTCAGCATGGCAGGTCTTTAAACACAAGACCAAATCCAGGGCACAAACATCACTTTCACTGTGTCTTCCTTTATGGTGTCAAACCCAGGTCTTGATCTCTAATTTGCTTTAACTGAAATCATATATGTGAGTGAAAAATATTGATGACCTTTGCTCTCCTTTCCCAACTGCAGTGTCTGGAAGATCTAAAACATAACTAAATCAGTATTTGCGTGGCAAAactctcccttccttttctccctcacGGTGAATTCCCAACCATTGCTTTAATTAAAGGTccaaatgcaggaagaaaaaaatcccaacccctCTGTCCTTCCCATTTctccatttctattttctttcttttttttgttttttccccctcagtttTTCAGGTTATTACTCCAAAAATGCATGTGCTCAGGTACTCTTTAGAGTGATACATACTCTTTAGAGTTAGCACACAATTACCAAACAGGCTCAGCTTCCCATAGGAGCTAGTCCTTTAACAGTTGTGTCTTGTACCTTTAGTCTTATTAACTCactaactggaaaaaagaaaaaggtaaatgcAGCATCAGACCATGGATTATGCCCACAATGAAGGGTTAAGCATGTATTTTCCATGGCAGCCTACAGAGAGTCATCTGAGTCTCTGAGGACATTTCGTGTTGTCTTCATAAAGGATTCTGTCTTTGGTTCGTTTTCTGAATGTCCTCAAATTCTTATTTGGAGAAGGGGTTCACATTATACTATCCCTTAAGCCATGCTGTGAAAAATTCCTGCACCATGGGATGCCTCAAGCCTCAAGTTCTGCGTCCTTTGGTGACGGAGGTTGCTGCCACAAAAGGCACTCTAGGAGACAGGgaccttgagaaaaaaaaaatctggcatCAGCAACTGTGTTGTGAACTTTCCATTGCTGGAGATCTTGGCAGTTGCTCTGCTTTATTAGTCTAAATGTTTTCTATAGGGGGAATCTGGaaggtgggagcagcagcatgaggattattattaaatattatagCCTAGGTTGGGATTGATGCAAAGAAGGTAAAGAGGAACACAGGAAAGGCAACTGGTGAAAGCATAAGACATCTGTAAGTGAAATTTCAGGGGAAATTCTGTGAAGTTTGGGGGGAAAAGATtgaatggaaaggaagaaagaaacatcaagaaagaaacagctaaTAAccttaatttaagaaaaaagatacttCAAACTAAGCAAACATTTTTGCCATGATCAATGGTTTTACAATATAATGTGCATCAAAACTAATTTTGAAACACAGACTTAAAAGACtccaattttgtattttcttggcCTTGTTATTAGACAAAAATATAGTTTCTACAGGATACAGCTTGAGAAATCTGACTTATGGCACCAGTAAGCAAGTGGCATATGTTTTTCAGGTGGTTATTCCCCAGTGTCTTCCTATCCTTCCTCTTCATGTCTATAGAAAGTTTAGGATTCCTTCCAGGcctttttaaaatgaggttGTTTTTCAGAATCATGAGCTAACAGATGGAGAAGAGCTGTTGTCATCAGCTAACCAAAGTAAACAGAGTTGCAAAGAGTTTAGGCAGTAACTCTGCATCATTATACAATTCAGTCATCTTGCAGTTGAAATTCGTGGGATTGCATAAATCTAGGGATGTACCTGACCAGCCTTCCTGTGttcctgctgggtgctgcagtgcATCTTGGTAACCTTGCACAGACCTGCACCTACATGAAGAAGGTGAATGAGGCTTTGGAGCAAATAAGACACCTTATTCTCACTTATGGACACCTGCAGAAGAGGGTCTGGCCCTGCTCCGCTGGCTCACAGGTAGGAGCTGTGGGGTGTCAGTGCCTCTGGGTGCCTGAAAGTGCTCCTCCTGTTGAGGTGAGTGATGACCTGTGTGCAACACTGGTgacaggaggcagcaggacagACTTTAGGTGGTCTTGTTCCCAGGATCAACCAGCTTCAAAGCTGGTTTCACATGGAGTCGTGGGCGCAGACAAGGGATTTCTCCTTGTACTGAGCCAATCTTCAATGACACAACAATGCTGGGCATTTCCTCACTATTCTTTGACAGTCCTGCACAGATAGGTGTTGGTAAAACCCGACtcattgtatttaattttcaaattccAAATTTCCAGAGATGAATGGGGGAGGAAATATCACATGGAGGTGAGAaagatgtgaaataaaatttccCCAAAGTCAACTAGAAAATCCAGGTACTTTCTCAGGCTTATGCTTTAGCCTAACAGTTAACATGCTCTTGCTGCCTGCTCCGTAATTTGTCGGGAATGGGAAGAAGAATCCAGACTTGGCAAGCTGGTGCTGCAGACAGATTTTGTCACATGAAATCCCAGTAGACATTAGTCCAACATCAACAGCTCCTGAGCTATCACATGGGAATGCGCAAGGAGATAAAACCAACATCCGAAGGGGTGGATCCTTTATTTTAAGGGGCGAAGAAGGGAATCTGGctaatgtaatttctttttcttttctttgtggaGTTGTTCAGAGAAATGATGGAAAATGCTGGTTCAAAAAATAGATACAGTTATGTCTTTTCTTGGATTCTTCATTTAAAGTTGCTTAACTCCTCTCTCTTGCATTCTCCTTCATGTGAAGAGAGGTTAATCCTGTTTGCCTTTGCCTCAGAGGGATTGTGAGGGCAGAGTTTGGAAAAGAATTTGCTGTCTATGTAAAGAATCCACGAGTGattgcaagggaaaaaaaacccagacctgCCGTTGGGAAACTCCAGCACCAGTCAACTACTTTCTGGAAGTGGAGTGTTCTGTTACATAAACATCCTTGAAGCTTTGCAGAAGGGGTGACATTCACATGTATGGCCTGACTAATTGGGCTTGGTGTGTGAAGAACGGGGATGGAGAGGATAAGGAAGTGAAATCCCTAAGGTGCAAGCTGGGCCTCCTTCTTCCCAtggcctgtgctgctgcttacGTGTTGAAAAGGGGTCTTGCTGCCTCCTGTGCCACTGAGCTGATGACTGGGAACTCTGCGGGCCCTGCGACCCAGCCAGCATCCTCActctgccctccccagcagTTTGGGAGGCGTCCTGCTCAGCCGAGGAGTCAGCTGCAACAGCCTCCAGCAGTCCCTCACAGAGCACCCCTCTGCCCAGAAGCTGTTAACATCCCTTTATGCTAAAACCTGCATTAACTCAGTGGTCCTGGTCTATTTATGCATAAGCAGCATGCAGACCACATAACTCTTGGCTGCTTCTACAGTGAGAACAGGGGCATGCCAACTTTAGGAGCTCCTAATTGCTCCCTGGAGGAGTCTGCACCCTTCCACTGATTATGTGGAGAACCAAAATCCTATAGTTACTGCTTTGGTGGCAAAAGTTAGGTGTCCCCAGCACTCCTGCATTCAGAACTCACATGAGACCCAGGACGCAGTTCTCCACAGCCCTACATCTCGTGGCAAAGTGGAGCTGCATCGTGAGTTGAAAGCCACCGCTTCGTTTTGTACACGCTATGTAAAGCTTTGTCACTACGTCcaggcaaagaaaatacattgtttcCTCCACCATCTCTTAGGGAAAACTATGTAGAGCAGccatttaaataatttgataGTGACTACTAAAAAATTCACATGTATATTTTGCTACATTTTATGACAAATGCAGAATGATGGTCTGCAGGTTTTCCATTCTGTGGTACTCAAGGGTACTCAAAGTATATTCAGTGTAAGAGGTCAGATTCAGCAATTGAGATGGCAGTGAAAAAGGGCAGATTCGCAAGCTCAAACAGCCAGTGCTGAACTGGTTAGGAAAGAGTAAAATCTGAATTCccaactctttttcttttcacagctgtTAAGGGTTCAGTGGGTTGAACTGCAATCCTTCAAGTTCATCTGTTGACTCCAACACAAAACTATTATAAACTGTGCCTCTAAAACACGTGATGAAACATTTCTTGAGAGCTATTTATTCcaactgcagcagaggaaagttTTCAGAACACCCGGCATTTGGTAGAGGAAAGGTCTCTTGAGCTTTGCACAAGGAGGAATTATTTGCATACCGAAGTAAgttgctttttgatttttttttttcctgcatcattgaataaaataatacttctaacttttcttccttctatgGAAACAGGGTCAAGTAGCACAAAACTATGTTTAAATGCCTAGCAGAGTATTTCTATAcaggtttctttttgttaatcGTGTGGGTTGAGTGTTTTATAATTCAGCATAGAACTCTGGTGTGGTTTaatattatgtattttcttttctctaatgTTTTCTGTATCTGAATAACAATTCATTCACTTACAATAGTAATGCAGAGGTATGATAGACTGCAAGCTTCAATCAGGTGTGTGTTTTGCAAGCTTACAAATTACACTCAGCAAGAAATAGTTTGGAGTATCtttttttgaatgtttcttttaCATCTTTGGTCTGAAGTTTGACcttacacatacatacacattcTCCTCCAGGCTTTAGCTTTTCCATGCTGAAGATGGACCATGCAAACATGACCCAAGCCATGCTTGATGCTGAATCCCGCAACACAgacaagaacagcagcaatgagTATTTTTACATTCTGATCGTCATGTCTTTCTATGGGATCTTCCTGATAGGGATAATGCTCGGCTACATGAAAtccaagagaaaagagaagaagtCCAATTTGCTTCTGCTCTACAAAGATGAGGAGAGAGAATGGGGGGAAGCTGTGAAGCCTCTACCAACCATATCAGGGCTGAAATCTGCCCAGATCCCCATGATGCTGAACATGCTGCAGGAGAGCATGGTGCCGTCCCTGTCCTGTGCCATCTGCTCGATGGAAGGCAGCAGCGTGAGCTCCGAATCTTCCTCCCCAGATGTGCACTTCACCATCCAGGAGGAAGTGTTGGATGCTGAACTGGGGGAAGTGTCAGAAACGCTCCTCAATGAGAGCAGCGAGGGATCTGCGGAAAACATCCACAAGAACTCCTAGCACTTGCAGGGCTCCCTTGATCAGCTGCCAAAGCGTGAGTGGAGATCCCACTAAGAACTTTCAGTTCTACTTTCCTGCTCTCCAATGAACTCTGAACCAGGTATCTGTGCCTCTGGGCCCAAGGTGTTCCTGAGCACTGGCAGGACAAGGAAGCAGTGGTACCCAACTCCAAAGTGTAACTTGCACGTAATTGGGatgcttaatttcattttttccattattatcTCCTACCATAAGAGCTAAGAACAAGgagaatatatgtattttctaacaAGGTAACTATTACTG
This genomic window from Strigops habroptila isolate Jane chromosome 8, bStrHab1.2.pri, whole genome shotgun sequence contains:
- the KCNE4 gene encoding potassium voltage-gated channel subfamily E member 4, whose amino-acid sequence is MLKMDHANMTQAMLDAESRNTDKNSSNEYFYILIVMSFYGIFLIGIMLGYMKSKRKEKKSNLLLLYKDEEREWGEAVKPLPTISGLKSAQIPMMLNMLQESMVPSLSCAICSMEGSSVSSESSSPDVHFTIQEEVLDAELGEVSETLLNESSEGSAENIHKNS